In bacterium YEK0313, one genomic interval encodes:
- the ompR_3 gene encoding Transcriptional regulatory protein OmpR → MQDDDKPFPAHAAIDPEPHVLVVDDDGAIRSLVSKFLRDNGFRVSAARDGREMREVLDSAAINLVVLDVMLPGTSGLDLAREIRRTSSLPIVMLTAKGDETDRIVGLEIGADDYIAKPFSPRELLARIKAVLRRVNVGAAASGAPARLFRFEGWALDPARRELTDPGGVVVDLSTGEYDLLLAFIEGPQRVLSRDQLLDLARNRVATGFDRSIDVQISRLRRKIEPTESSPPMIKTIRGAGYMFVPKVERA, encoded by the coding sequence ATGCAGGACGATGACAAGCCCTTTCCGGCGCATGCGGCGATCGATCCGGAACCGCATGTCCTCGTCGTCGACGACGACGGCGCGATCCGGTCGCTCGTCTCCAAGTTCCTGCGCGACAATGGCTTTCGGGTCTCGGCCGCGCGCGACGGCCGGGAAATGCGCGAGGTGCTCGACAGCGCCGCGATCAACCTTGTCGTGCTCGACGTCATGCTGCCGGGCACGAGCGGTCTCGATCTTGCCCGCGAGATCAGGCGCACATCGTCGCTGCCGATCGTCATGCTCACCGCCAAGGGCGACGAGACGGACCGGATCGTCGGGCTCGAGATCGGCGCCGACGACTATATCGCCAAGCCGTTCAGCCCGCGCGAGCTGCTGGCCCGGATCAAGGCGGTGCTGCGCCGCGTCAATGTCGGCGCCGCGGCGAGCGGCGCGCCGGCGCGGCTGTTCCGCTTCGAGGGCTGGGCGCTCGATCCGGCGCGGCGCGAGCTGACCGATCCCGGCGGCGTGGTGGTCGATCTGTCGACCGGCGAATACGACCTGCTGCTCGCCTTCATCGAAGGCCCGCAGCGCGTGCTGTCGCGGGACCAGCTCCTCGATCTTGCGCGCAACCGCGTCGCGACCGGCTTCGATCGCTCGATCGACGTCCAGATCAGCCGTCTGAGGCGCAAGATCGAGCCGACCGAGAGCTCTCCGCCAATGATCAAGACCATCCGCGGAGCCGGCTACATGTTCGTGCCCAAGGTCGAACGGGCATGA
- a CDS encoding Antitoxin VapB28, producing MSLNIKDPEAHRLARAISRATGESMTRVVTEALRERYARLEHHNSKASVQELLAIADRAALHVKQAYIDHAELLYDEDGLPK from the coding sequence GTGAGCCTCAATATCAAGGATCCCGAAGCCCACCGTTTGGCGCGGGCCATATCCCGTGCGACGGGCGAGAGCATGACGCGTGTGGTCACCGAAGCCTTGCGTGAGCGATATGCCAGGCTCGAGCACCACAATAGCAAGGCCAGCGTGCAGGAGTTGCTGGCTATCGCCGATCGTGCGGCGCTGCATGTGAAGCAAGCATATATCGATCATGCCGAGCTCCTCTATGATGAGGACGGCTTGCCGAAATGA
- the corC_3 gene encoding Magnesium and cobalt efflux protein CorC, which translates to MEWIADPNAWIGLGTLVALEIVLGIDNLVFIAILADKLPPHQRNRARLIGLSLALIMRLGLLASIAWIVSLRQPLFSLAGWPFSGRDIILILGGAFLLAKGTMELHHRLEGTQEHHGGRVAHAVFWQVIAQIVVLDLVFSLDSVITAVGMVDDVAVMMIAVVIAVAVMLAASGPLMRFVSRHPTVIILCLGFLMMIGFSLVVEGFGFHIPKGYLYAAIGFSVLIEAANQVARRNRVPAISAMDLRDRTASAVLRLLGGGKEAGPLGETADVIAEQTAAAEVFKPQEKAMIRGVLDLAERPIRSVMSPRHKVEWLDLDDPPERQKADIRALAHSRVVLARQRIDDFVGVALVKDLLDGLIDNGAIDWQRVMRQPLVVHESAKVLYVMEQLRHAPIQMVLIVDEHGAFEGIATPADMLEAIAGEFPDEGEAVAQVERTGDGAWLVDGAIDIRRLSDLIGTNLVDRHDRYATLAGYLLSRLGHLPAIHERVVDSGLAFEVVERDDRNIGKVRIWVPEEFPEGS; encoded by the coding sequence ATGGAATGGATCGCCGACCCCAATGCCTGGATCGGTCTCGGCACGCTCGTCGCGCTGGAGATCGTGCTCGGGATCGACAATCTCGTGTTCATTGCCATCCTCGCCGACAAGCTGCCGCCGCATCAGCGCAACCGGGCCCGGCTCATCGGCCTGTCGCTGGCGCTGATCATGCGGCTCGGTCTCCTCGCCTCGATCGCCTGGATCGTCAGCCTCAGGCAGCCGCTCTTTTCGCTCGCCGGCTGGCCGTTTTCCGGCCGCGACATCATCCTGATCCTTGGCGGCGCCTTCCTGCTCGCCAAGGGCACGATGGAGCTGCACCATCGCCTGGAAGGGACGCAGGAGCACCATGGCGGCAGGGTCGCCCATGCGGTGTTCTGGCAGGTCATCGCGCAGATCGTGGTGCTCGATCTCGTCTTCTCGCTCGACAGCGTCATCACGGCGGTCGGCATGGTCGACGACGTCGCGGTCATGATGATCGCCGTCGTGATCGCGGTGGCCGTCATGCTGGCGGCCTCGGGACCGCTCATGCGCTTCGTCAGCCGGCACCCGACGGTCATCATCCTCTGCCTCGGCTTCCTGATGATGATCGGCTTCAGCCTGGTGGTCGAAGGCTTCGGCTTCCACATCCCCAAGGGCTATCTCTATGCCGCCATCGGCTTCTCCGTGCTGATCGAGGCCGCCAACCAGGTGGCCCGGCGCAACCGCGTGCCGGCCATTTCCGCCATGGATCTGCGCGACCGGACGGCATCGGCCGTCCTGCGCCTGCTGGGCGGCGGCAAGGAGGCGGGGCCGCTCGGCGAGACGGCGGACGTGATCGCGGAGCAGACCGCGGCGGCCGAGGTCTTCAAGCCCCAGGAAAAGGCGATGATCCGCGGTGTCCTCGATCTCGCCGAGCGGCCGATCCGCTCGGTCATGTCGCCGCGCCACAAGGTGGAATGGCTCGACCTCGACGATCCGCCGGAACGTCAGAAGGCCGATATTCGCGCGCTCGCCCATTCGCGCGTGGTCCTGGCGCGCCAGCGCATCGACGACTTCGTCGGGGTGGCGCTGGTCAAGGACCTGCTGGACGGGCTGATCGACAATGGCGCCATCGACTGGCAGCGGGTCATGCGCCAGCCGCTCGTGGTGCATGAAAGCGCCAAGGTGCTCTATGTCATGGAGCAGCTGCGCCATGCCCCGATCCAGATGGTGCTGATCGTCGACGAGCACGGCGCCTTCGAGGGCATCGCGACACCGGCCGACATGCTCGAGGCGATCGCGGGCGAGTTTCCCGACGAGGGCGAGGCGGTCGCGCAGGTCGAACGGACCGGGGACGGGGCCTGGCTGGTCGACGGGGCGATCGACATCCGCCGGCTGAGCGACCTCATCGGCACCAATCTCGTCGATCGCCACGACCGCTATGCGACGCTGGCAGGTTACCTGCTCTCGCGCCTCGGCCATCTGCCCGCGATCCACGAGCGCGTGGTCGACAGCGGGCTGGCCTTCGAGGTGGTCGAGCGCGACGACCGCAATATCGGCAAGGTGCGGATCTGGGTGCCGGAGGAGTTTCCCGAGGGTTCGTGA
- the vapC_4 gene encoding Ribonuclease VapC codes for MIIDTSAMIAILYREPEAEAFVQMIHDADACRISVASYVEMSIVIESQLGAGGMRQAEAFLRRAGIVIEPVTVEHGELARQAFLDFGKGRHKAGLNYGDCFSYALARAMGEPLLFKGNDFSQTDIMVA; via the coding sequence ATGATCATCGATACTTCGGCGATGATCGCGATCCTCTACCGTGAGCCGGAGGCTGAAGCTTTCGTGCAGATGATCCACGATGCCGATGCTTGTCGCATCAGCGTCGCGAGTTATGTCGAGATGTCGATCGTGATCGAAAGCCAGCTCGGCGCCGGAGGAATGCGACAGGCGGAAGCCTTCTTGCGCCGTGCCGGCATCGTGATCGAGCCCGTAACGGTCGAACATGGCGAATTGGCGCGGCAGGCCTTCCTCGATTTTGGCAAGGGGCGGCATAAGGCCGGCCTGAACTACGGGGATTGCTTTTCTTATGCTCTGGCGAGAGCCATGGGCGAGCCGCTCCTATTCAAGGGCAACGATTTCAGTCAGACCGATATCATGGTGGCATAG
- a CDS encoding putative Mg(2+) transport ATPase, with the protein MNALTAFNLAEFANTLVSLTTAFVLGTAIGAERQYRQRTAGLRTAVLVAVGAAAFVDLGMRLEGTRGAIQVTAYVVSGIGFLGAGVIMKEGMNVRGLNTAATLWCSAAVGAFAGADLPAEAVLLAIIVLAGNTLLRPLVNAINRWPIDETQTEANYEVRVTVPAERLDQARELVTELLEKAHYPPREIDTVTRADDRVEVVAGLSSTAVEPAELDAVAAQLEAQPFVMHATWTIRTSD; encoded by the coding sequence ATGAATGCCCTGACCGCCTTCAATCTCGCCGAATTCGCCAATACGCTGGTCAGCCTGACGACCGCCTTCGTGCTCGGCACCGCGATCGGCGCCGAGCGGCAGTACCGCCAGCGCACCGCCGGCCTCAGGACCGCCGTGCTGGTGGCGGTCGGCGCGGCCGCCTTCGTCGATCTCGGCATGCGGCTGGAGGGCACCCGCGGCGCCATCCAGGTCACCGCCTATGTCGTCTCCGGCATCGGCTTCCTGGGCGCCGGCGTGATCATGAAGGAAGGCATGAACGTGCGCGGCCTCAACACGGCCGCGACGCTCTGGTGCTCGGCCGCAGTCGGCGCCTTCGCCGGCGCCGACCTGCCGGCGGAGGCGGTGCTGCTCGCCATCATCGTGCTCGCCGGCAATACGCTGCTGCGGCCGCTGGTGAACGCCATCAACCGCTGGCCGATCGACGAAACCCAGACCGAGGCGAACTACGAGGTGCGCGTGACCGTGCCGGCCGAGCGGCTGGATCAGGCGCGCGAGCTCGTCACCGAACTCCTTGAAAAGGCGCATTATCCACCGCGCGAAATCGACACGGTGACCCGCGCCGACGATCGCGTGGAGGTGGTGGCGGGGCTGTCCTCGACGGCCGTGGAGCCGGCCGAGCTCGACGCGGTGGCGGCTCAGCTCGAAGCCCAGCCCTTCGTCATGCACGCGACCTGGACGATCCGCACCTCGGACTGA
- the pgdA_5 gene encoding Peptidoglycan deacetylase has translation MPGNDKWDVIPTRPANLAPPAPEFPWPNGHRAALFLSFDVDAESAWTSKDPAHADRLVTMSFGGYEARVGTPKLLELLDQLGLKATFFITGWAVDAHPAMAEAILKAGHEIGHHGYHHLLPDPGDPYIQDELERGFETLKRRLGVVPVGYRAPFGESCDELRVSLKQRGILYSSSWRDDVRPYRQVLPDGSPGVIELPPTSSYDDWMHGLSARFSPRSIFPKEHVLSMWKDELDEVRDWGAMVTTVLHPQVSGRPMRFRLLRDFLTYAQAHGDVWITTGAEIAAHYAACEAAAKAT, from the coding sequence ATGCCGGGGAATGACAAGTGGGACGTGATCCCGACGCGGCCAGCCAATCTGGCGCCGCCGGCGCCTGAATTTCCCTGGCCGAACGGCCATCGCGCCGCGCTGTTCCTGTCCTTCGACGTCGATGCCGAGAGCGCCTGGACCTCGAAGGACCCGGCCCATGCCGACCGGCTCGTGACCATGTCCTTCGGCGGCTACGAGGCACGCGTCGGCACGCCGAAGCTGCTTGAACTTCTCGACCAGCTCGGCCTGAAGGCGACCTTCTTCATCACCGGCTGGGCGGTCGATGCGCATCCGGCCATGGCCGAGGCGATCCTGAAGGCCGGCCACGAGATCGGCCATCACGGCTACCATCATCTGCTGCCCGATCCCGGCGATCCCTATATTCAGGACGAGCTCGAGCGCGGCTTCGAGACGCTGAAGCGCCGGCTCGGCGTCGTGCCGGTCGGCTACCGCGCGCCCTTCGGCGAAAGCTGCGACGAACTGCGCGTCAGCCTCAAGCAGCGCGGCATTCTCTATTCCTCGTCCTGGCGCGACGATGTCAGGCCCTATCGGCAGGTGCTGCCGGATGGTTCGCCGGGGGTCATCGAACTGCCGCCCACCTCCAGCTACGACGACTGGATGCATGGTCTCAGCGCGCGCTTCTCGCCGCGCTCGATCTTTCCCAAGGAGCACGTCCTGTCGATGTGGAAGGACGAGCTGGACGAGGTGCGCGACTGGGGCGCCATGGTCACCACGGTGCTGCATCCGCAGGTCAGCGGCCGGCCGATGCGCTTCCGGCTGCTGCGCGACTTCCTGACCTATGCCCAGGCCCACGGCGACGTCTGGATCACGACCGGCGCCGAGATCGCCGCCCACTACGCGGCCTGCGAGGCGGCGGCGAAGGCGACTTAA
- the czcA_2 gene encoding Cobalt-zinc-cadmium resistance protein CzcA: MFTFLVTQSLKNRLFVLVFAAVVILFGGLTAARLPVDVLPDLNRPTVTIMTEAEGLAPPEVEQLVSFPIETQMNGLPGVSRVRSVSGVGLSIIYVEFDWNTDIYRNRQLVNERLALVRDQLPPAVRPQMGPINSIMGQVLLVGLTAETTGPMELREIADWVMRPRLLTIPGVAQVIPMGGEVRQYRVAPNPSAMRALGVTQAQLETALAQFGVNSGGGFTDQHAREFLIRNIGRTTSLDDLRQVVVATVGSRPVYLHQIADVSFGARQRRGDVGFMGRPAVALSIEKQPGVDTIRLTREIEAALKDIGANLPRDVKADQIMFRQADFVETSIANLKKVLGEAIIVVAIVLFAFLLNVRTTFISLTAIPVSLLATAIIFHFAGLSINTMTLGGLAIAIGELVDDAVVDVENIFRRLRENREQGNPRSVFQVVVAASNEVRSGIVYATAIIVLVFVPLFALSGIEGRLFAPLGVAYIVSILASLVVSITLTPVLAYWLLPGLKRLDHKESGLIRFLKGVNRRVLLWFFDRPRRLIASVVLAVTVAGFAAIQLPRAFLPPFNEGTFTITMQFNPGISLAESSRVGLVAERLLLDVPEVRTVGRRTGRAELDEHAEGVHVSDLEVALKPGGRPKPEIVADIRQRLAVLPVTTNVGQPISHRLDHMLSGVRAQIALKIFGEDLDTLRTIAEEFRVKLARIPGLADLQVEKQVRIPQLEIVVDHQRAALYGIQPSAVTEQLERLSNGRVVSRIVDGIRRFDLVVRLADQSRTTQGLGDLLIETPVGWVPVRQVASVTETDGPNQILRENGKRRVVVLANSDGIADMARLIADIRKEIDATRLPPGFFASLEGTFQAQEEASRTIGLLSLLSLGMIFAILYSRYRSTVLALIIMGSIPLALIGSVAALWIAGQPLSVASMVGFITLTGIATRNGILKISHTVNLALHEGLAFGRDLVVRGSLERLTPVLMTALSAGVALVPLMLDPHAPGKEILHPVAVTIFGGLVTATLLDTIVTPVLFLMFGRKPLERLKALAMSSDETAVPQGARAETF; this comes from the coding sequence ATGTTCACCTTCCTCGTCACCCAGTCGCTGAAGAACCGGCTGTTCGTGCTGGTCTTCGCCGCCGTCGTCATCCTGTTCGGCGGGCTGACGGCCGCACGCCTGCCGGTCGACGTGCTGCCCGACCTCAACCGGCCGACGGTCACCATCATGACCGAGGCGGAGGGGCTCGCCCCGCCCGAGGTCGAGCAGCTCGTCTCCTTCCCGATCGAAACCCAGATGAACGGCCTGCCGGGCGTCTCGCGCGTGCGGTCGGTCTCCGGCGTCGGCCTGTCGATCATCTATGTCGAATTCGACTGGAACACCGACATCTACCGCAACCGCCAGCTCGTCAACGAACGCCTGGCGCTGGTGCGCGACCAGCTGCCGCCGGCCGTGCGGCCGCAGATGGGTCCGATCAACTCGATCATGGGCCAGGTGCTGCTGGTCGGCCTGACCGCCGAGACCACCGGCCCGATGGAGCTGCGCGAGATCGCCGACTGGGTGATGCGGCCGCGCCTCCTGACCATCCCCGGCGTCGCCCAGGTGATCCCGATGGGCGGCGAGGTGCGCCAGTATCGCGTCGCGCCGAACCCGTCCGCCATGCGCGCGCTCGGCGTCACGCAGGCCCAGCTCGAAACCGCGCTCGCCCAGTTCGGCGTCAACAGCGGCGGCGGCTTCACCGACCAGCATGCCCGCGAGTTCCTGATCCGCAACATCGGCCGCACCACCAGCCTCGACGACCTGCGCCAGGTGGTGGTCGCGACCGTCGGGAGCCGGCCGGTCTACCTGCACCAGATCGCGGACGTGTCGTTCGGGGCACGCCAGCGGCGTGGCGATGTCGGCTTCATGGGCCGGCCGGCGGTGGCGCTGTCGATCGAGAAGCAGCCCGGCGTCGACACGATCCGGCTGACCCGGGAGATCGAGGCGGCGCTGAAGGACATCGGCGCCAACCTGCCGCGCGACGTCAAGGCGGACCAGATCATGTTCCGCCAGGCCGATTTCGTCGAGACCTCGATCGCCAACCTGAAGAAGGTGCTGGGCGAGGCGATCATCGTCGTGGCCATCGTCCTGTTCGCCTTCCTGCTCAATGTCAGGACGACCTTCATCTCGCTCACCGCGATCCCGGTATCGCTGCTGGCGACGGCCATCATCTTCCATTTCGCCGGACTGTCGATCAACACGATGACGCTCGGCGGGCTGGCGATCGCCATCGGCGAGCTGGTCGACGATGCCGTCGTCGACGTCGAGAACATCTTCCGGCGCCTGCGGGAAAATCGCGAACAGGGCAATCCCCGGTCGGTGTTCCAGGTGGTGGTCGCGGCCTCGAACGAGGTGCGCTCGGGCATCGTCTACGCCACCGCCATCATCGTGCTCGTCTTCGTGCCGCTGTTCGCGCTGTCCGGCATCGAGGGGCGGCTGTTCGCGCCGCTCGGCGTCGCCTACATCGTGTCGATCCTGGCGAGCCTCGTCGTCTCGATCACGCTCACGCCGGTGCTGGCCTACTGGCTGCTGCCGGGCCTGAAGCGCCTCGACCACAAGGAGAGCGGCCTGATCCGGTTCCTCAAAGGGGTCAACCGGCGGGTCCTCCTGTGGTTTTTCGACCGGCCGCGCCGTCTCATCGCGTCCGTCGTGCTGGCGGTCACCGTGGCAGGCTTCGCCGCCATCCAGCTGCCGCGCGCCTTCCTGCCGCCGTTCAACGAAGGCACCTTCACCATCACCATGCAGTTCAATCCGGGCATTTCGCTCGCCGAAAGCAGCCGCGTGGGACTGGTGGCCGAGCGGTTGCTGCTCGACGTGCCGGAGGTGCGCACGGTCGGCCGGCGCACCGGCCGCGCCGAGCTCGACGAGCATGCCGAGGGCGTGCACGTCTCCGACCTCGAAGTGGCGCTGAAGCCCGGCGGCCGGCCGAAGCCGGAGATCGTCGCCGACATCCGCCAGCGCCTCGCCGTGCTGCCGGTGACCACCAATGTCGGCCAGCCGATCTCGCACCGGCTCGACCACATGCTGTCGGGGGTGAGGGCGCAGATCGCGCTCAAGATCTTCGGCGAGGACCTCGACACGCTGCGCACGATCGCCGAGGAGTTCCGCGTGAAGCTCGCGCGCATTCCGGGGCTCGCCGACCTGCAGGTCGAGAAGCAGGTGCGCATTCCCCAGCTCGAGATCGTCGTCGACCACCAGCGGGCGGCGCTCTACGGCATCCAGCCCTCGGCGGTGACCGAACAGCTCGAGCGGCTGTCGAATGGCCGCGTCGTGTCGCGCATCGTCGACGGCATCCGCCGGTTCGACCTGGTGGTGCGCCTCGCCGACCAGTCGCGCACGACGCAGGGCCTCGGTGACCTGCTGATCGAGACGCCGGTCGGCTGGGTGCCGGTGCGCCAGGTCGCCAGCGTCACCGAAACCGACGGGCCGAACCAGATCCTGCGCGAGAACGGCAAGCGCCGCGTGGTGGTGCTGGCCAATTCCGACGGCATTGCCGACATGGCGAGGCTGATCGCCGACATCCGCAAGGAGATCGACGCGACGCGCCTGCCGCCGGGTTTCTTCGCCAGCCTCGAAGGCACGTTCCAGGCCCAGGAGGAGGCGAGCCGGACCATCGGCCTGCTGTCGCTGCTCTCGCTCGGCATGATCTTCGCGATCCTCTATTCGCGCTATCGCTCGACCGTGCTGGCGCTGATCATCATGGGCTCGATCCCGCTGGCGCTGATCGGCTCGGTCGCGGCGCTGTGGATCGCCGGCCAGCCGCTGTCGGTCGCCTCCATGGTCGGCTTCATCACGCTGACCGGCATCGCCACCCGCAACGGCATCCTCAAGATCAGCCACACGGTCAATCTGGCGCTGCACGAAGGCCTGGCCTTCGGGCGGGATCTGGTGGTGCGCGGCAGCCTGGAGCGGCTGACGCCGGTGCTGATGACCGCGCTCTCGGCCGGCGTCGCCCTGGTGCCGCTGATGCTCGACCCGCATGCGCCGGGCAAGGAGATCCTGCACCCGGTGGCGGTCACGATTTTCGGCGGCCTGGTCACGGCGACGCTGCTCGACACCATCGTGACGCCGGTGCTGTTCCTCATGTTCGGGCGCAAGCCGCTGGAGCGGCTGAAGGCGCTCGCCATGTCCTCGGACGAAACCGCCGTGCCGCAGGGCGCCCGGGCCGAGACGTTCTGA
- the sodB_2 gene encoding Superoxide dismutase [Fe]: MAFELPALPYAADALAGAGMSAETLEFHHGKHHQAYVTALNGFVEKNDALKGKSLDEIVLLSNGKADLAPVFNNAGQHWNHILFWQALSPKGGRLPGALEAKIVGDFGSVDAFKEAFKAQAVGQFGSGWAWLVLGSDGKLKVTKTANGSNPLATGEGRALLGLDVWEHSYYIDFRNRRPDYVSNFLDKLANYEFAEAQLKSA; this comes from the coding sequence ATGGCCTTTGAACTTCCCGCCTTGCCCTATGCCGCCGACGCGCTCGCCGGCGCCGGAATGAGCGCCGAAACCCTGGAATTCCATCACGGCAAGCACCACCAGGCCTATGTCACGGCGCTCAACGGCTTCGTTGAGAAGAACGATGCGCTGAAGGGCAAGTCGCTGGACGAGATCGTGCTGCTGAGCAACGGCAAGGCGGATCTCGCGCCGGTCTTCAACAATGCCGGCCAGCACTGGAACCATATCCTGTTCTGGCAGGCCTTGTCGCCAAAGGGCGGGCGCCTTCCGGGCGCGCTGGAAGCCAAGATCGTCGGCGATTTCGGCAGCGTCGATGCCTTCAAGGAGGCGTTCAAGGCGCAGGCGGTCGGCCAGTTCGGCTCGGGCTGGGCTTGGCTGGTGCTCGGCTCCGACGGCAAGCTGAAGGTGACGAAGACCGCCAACGGGTCCAACCCGCTCGCCACGGGCGAGGGCAGGGCGCTGCTCGGCCTCGATGTCTGGGAACACAGCTACTACATCGATTTCCGCAACCGGCGGCCCGACTATGTCAGCAACTTCCTGGACAAGCTGGCCAATTACGAGTTCGCCGAGGCGCAGCTGAAGTCCGCCTGA
- the envZ_3 gene encoding Osmolarity sensor protein EnvZ encodes MKWLVDTIAGRTIVVLLVAMGVLHLASLWAYQSSIEQEVSLTNEALVADRLVTVARAVARAAPAERDATAHALSGGPLNAHWNTERQAIPIATSSPFLTGLRARVLETAPDIGTDGVVTGAHTAAESDPHVALVSIRLPDATWVNVNLVQVRPHNHFDSGHGTVLSTTLMAVGIVIVGIFLVRWFTRPLAAFTAAARTLYATAEPKPIAETGPREVRELAHAFNEMQDRIRKLVDDRTQTLAAVSHDLKTPITRLRFRIEDLPASRRRLIAADLTEMERMLEGTLAFLKGDRSDEEVRSIDLASLVETIVDDLADQGAEVSYDGPRAVVIRGRRLALKRALSNLVDNAVKYGGCARVTLAVVGTTALVTIDDDGPGIPADAVEDVFRPFVRLEASRNVETGGVGLGLTVARTILRGHGGDATMANRGGGGLRVTVTLPLPAATIGNNQAVGV; translated from the coding sequence ATGAAATGGCTCGTCGACACCATTGCCGGCCGCACCATCGTGGTGCTGCTGGTGGCGATGGGCGTCCTGCATCTGGCGAGCCTCTGGGCCTACCAGTCGTCGATCGAGCAGGAGGTCTCGCTGACCAACGAGGCGCTGGTCGCCGACCGGCTGGTGACCGTCGCCCGGGCGGTGGCGCGTGCCGCTCCGGCCGAGCGCGACGCCACCGCCCACGCCCTGTCGGGCGGGCCCCTGAATGCCCACTGGAACACCGAGCGCCAGGCGATCCCGATCGCGACCTCGTCGCCGTTCCTCACGGGCCTCCGCGCGCGCGTGCTGGAGACGGCACCGGACATCGGGACGGACGGGGTCGTGACCGGCGCCCATACCGCGGCCGAGAGCGATCCGCATGTCGCGCTGGTGTCGATCCGGCTGCCCGACGCAACCTGGGTGAACGTCAACCTGGTGCAGGTGCGTCCGCACAATCACTTCGATTCCGGCCACGGCACGGTGCTGTCGACCACCTTGATGGCGGTCGGCATCGTCATCGTCGGCATTTTCCTGGTGCGCTGGTTCACGCGGCCGCTCGCCGCCTTCACCGCCGCGGCGCGCACGCTCTATGCAACCGCCGAGCCGAAACCGATCGCCGAAACCGGGCCGCGCGAGGTGCGCGAGCTCGCCCATGCCTTCAACGAGATGCAGGACCGCATCCGCAAGCTCGTGGACGACCGAACCCAGACGCTCGCAGCCGTGTCGCATGACCTGAAGACGCCGATCACGCGCCTGCGCTTCCGCATCGAGGACCTTCCGGCCAGCCGCCGCCGGCTGATCGCCGCAGATCTCACCGAGATGGAGCGCATGCTTGAGGGCACGCTCGCCTTCCTCAAGGGCGACAGATCCGACGAGGAGGTGCGATCGATCGATCTGGCGAGCCTCGTCGAGACGATCGTCGACGACCTCGCCGACCAGGGCGCCGAGGTCAGCTATGACGGCCCGCGTGCCGTCGTGATTCGCGGCCGTCGCCTGGCGCTGAAGCGCGCCTTGTCCAATCTGGTCGACAACGCGGTCAAATATGGCGGCTGCGCCAGAGTGACGCTGGCGGTCGTCGGTACGACGGCCCTGGTGACGATCGACGACGACGGGCCGGGTATTCCGGCCGATGCCGTCGAGGATGTGTTCCGGCCCTTCGTGCGGCTCGAAGCCTCGCGCAACGTCGAAACCGGCGGGGTTGGTCTTGGATTGACCGTCGCGCGCACGATCCTGCGCGGCCATGGCGGCGACGCGACCATGGCGAACCGCGGCGGCGGCGGGCTGCGCGTGACCGTCACCTTGCCGTTGCCCGCTGCAACAATCGGTAACAATCAAGCAGTCGGGGTGTAA